TTTACATATCTTTGTATTTATAGTTAAAACTTGTAAACATCCAACTTCCTAAAGGTTTTTATTGTTTATTCTCCATTTCACTAGTTGTAACTTTTAGAGGGTTTTAGTTGAGCCATACAAATCTAAGAAAGGCTCTAGTTAGACGTAAAAGCTATGGAGAAATGTTTTATCAAAGCCTTGTGAAAAAAAAATAGAGTTGTAAAGGTTATACCTTCCCCTCGAAAGGTATCAATCCCAATAATGAATTGGCAAAATCATTAGTGGTGAAAAGCTAAGATAATGGAGGAAGACAATTGAAGTCAGACCACTATAAATCTTTTGAGTAAGTTTTTCTTCCCTTTCCCTATTATTTAGAAAAggctttcaattttttaaaatatcaatttacTTCCTCTTGGTATTTTCAAGCATAAcatatttggacaaaaatattttatatattattataaaatcttatatttataaaattgaagtgaaataatatattttctaaaatataatattttatatattttaaaatttaaaataataatgaaaatgtaatattttatgaaaaattaaaatatataaaattacaaaaaaaaacatTCCTAGATGAATATAGACAAACCATTGTCTCAATTAAATTATAACTAGAAACCATATGTCTTAGTACATTTTCACATGAATTAATTTATAGAattagtttatatatttttaaaattaataaagtaataaaataatataaaaaatcgatgtgttataaaaattaaaaataaataaaattactaaaaacataaTTAGAAAGAATCAAGACAATATTCAAATGAATCAAGATAACCATCTCCTGAGTTCATTTCAACATggaattatatttataatttcttttataaatttatatatttttaaataattttaaaattttatatattttaattttaaaataataatataaaaaatttatatgttataaaattatatataaatgctAAAAACACAATGTCTATAATGAACCTAGAGTTGACCAGAAATTCATTGTCTATgtggaaaaattatttttatattcttttataaattttatatattttagatttttattttatcacctgtaaaaatataaaaatattaaatattactaTATTATTGGTCAACCGTACACGTCAATGCATTTTAACTTTATTAGttaagtattaaaattttgtaagaattaaaatttaaatatcaattaggcctaaaaataaatatcaattaaatacaagtgaaaaataataataaatctatAAATAACTTTTAACATTGTTAATTATTTGTGTAATATACATTTTAATATATTCATGATATAATCTAATTATTACTATTAATTGCCAAGAATTTGTGGGAGGTTTCTTAACCTTAAACAATTTCCTATATTTAGCCAAAGAAAAATCAGTGGATGAGAAACAGATTATAGAATCCAACCAGTGTTTATGAAACATTGTTTCAATATAATCCAAACTTGTTGGATTTAACTGTAACCATCTTCTTTATGAACTTGTTTGAATCTGGTTTAATATGTTAAAAGTTGCCTGATGTTCTTACAAGTTCCAATAAATCCAGCTAATATCCTCTATTACAATCcagcataaaaataaaaataaaaaaaaagacatTGATGGCCTACAAATTTTACAGTTTATAAAAATAGACCTTTCTTCCCATTGATGATTTGTTAAATATGGTTAAGTTCCAATAACCCCAAAACATCAACAGAAAAAACGGTTTAGTTATTACAAAAACAAACTGTAGGAACCAAATTGCAAGCAATGTCAATTTTTTCGTCTCTAGATTAAAAAGAGGTGCAAATCAATCTTCATTGTCGTAGTTTACAATTTGCAGAAAATGGGGTGTGGTGAATCAAAACACGCTGTCATCGAAAACACCATTAGCCGAAAAAACTCAAAGGCGGGATCCGAGCGAGGGAAAAGCTCCCAAGGCATTGAAGAAACAAGGAAAGTTGATAGCGAAGTGAGCTTATCGGTGCAACAGGAAGGCAAAAACGACGGTTTGGACATCGTTGGAGTCGCTTCTGGAACCACCTCTATCAGTCGGAGGAATTCGAGAGCAAGGTCCAAGAAGGGGAAAAGCTCGGAAACCATTGAAGAATCGAAGAAAGTTGATGGCGAAACAAGCTCAATGGTGCAACAGAAGGAAGTCAAAAATGACAATCGGGACACCGACGGGAATAATTCCGGCACTGTGGTTGATGGGAAGAAGGTAGCTGAAAGCATCGAATTGAAGAAAGGAGATAAAACGATGGCCGAAGAGACAAAAGAAAAAATTATGGAGGAAATTAAGCTTGTTGAAGAAACAAAAGATGGTGAGAAACTAGGTGaagatttaaagaaataaattgtAAAGGATCAAAAAGTTGTTGAAGAAATTGCAAATGGATTTTGAACTTAAACTAATGCTGCATGTATGCTTCAATGGCGGTAATTCTTTCTACATTCATAAACTAATTTGGTTCCTTCATGTTTGATTTTTCAGGAGAAGCTAAAACTATGAAGAAAGAGAACTTGGTACAAAGGTCAAAAACAATAACTTCTACAACTACAACTGAAGCTAAAGTTTCAACCCTAGTTGAAAAACAGGTATTAATCTATATTACTTAGTGAATGTTGTTTGGCATGATCAAACATTTTTTCCATGGATGCTGCAGAAAAAATAGAGTTGGAGCTTATTTAAACCTAGTTTTTGTTCATAATATTAAACCATTAGAAGTTTAAGTTTAATGAAAATGGAAATTATCTATAACTTTTTTTGTGTGTTTCAGGAAGAAAAACCGGCAGGAGTGGAGGATTTGAAGAAAAAGTGACCATTTAAAGAGTTTTATCTGCATTTATTAGACTGCTTTTTCTCCTCAGTTTCATGTATTATAATATATGGTATTATTTCTCAAAAATCTATTTCAGAGAAAATGTATCACTCTTTAAGCTATGAAAATTATAATGATCATTGACCTTTCGTGTATGTTAATCTAACTTCCTTTTTTTTCTAAATGCCTGcatctaatatatattaatacaAGGATATAATGCTTCAAAATATATGAGAAAACATAGAAAGAAATGAACATATCGATCtcacatatttttcttaaaatggtCATGTgctgtacatatatatatataagaaataaatcACTATAATAGATGaagaattacaaaaaaaaaaaaaattgaaaatcacAATGGTGTATCGGACGCCTTTATAGGCCACACATATAACGGGAAAAAAAGCATTAGTTTAAgtttttaaagtgaaattatttactttttgtcttatgttatttttattttaggtttAGTTAATTTTTAATTAGAGTTGTTTTATTCTAGAAACATGTTTTTATTTAGATGTAACTAGTACATTTAAGGATTTATTGGGGAATAAAAACATAAGTTggaatttttatctatttttccaAACATTTAGGTCTCTTTCTAAACAAGTGCTAAAGGTTCTTGTCTCTTTTCAACAAGCTAAGTTATCAACTATCATAGGTCATTCTAGGAATAGAGATAAAGTGAAGGCATTTGATTATAACGTTCCCATTAATAACTTCGTGATTCGATCCTATTATCATTTAACAATTTGGCATCAAAGCCTCTCACACTAAAGCCTAACAGGTGAAAATCTTCAAGCGTAATTTTATGTCCAATCATACTCAAGCCATCCACATTTGAAAGggcatttttttttcaattttaggtTTAGTGTGTTAGGCTATTTAAAGCCCTTTGTGGCACAAAAAACTAGACATTCCTTTCATCATCTTTATTCCCTCAATCGTGTTAGATAcctatattttttcttttctagGTTAgactttatttttataattttcaatatttttcagCACTTTTTCCTCTTCAGATTTAAAAAGGTGCAGGACCTCTTGTATGCTTTTGGGTTCTTCTTTATAGAACTCAATAGATGTAAGTATTTTGGTtatctaaaatagaaaattattaaTTGGGTTGTGGATTTGAGAATTTGTCTTGCTTATCATCAATTCAATAAAAGGACTTTGCTAAGATTTACAAAGCATTTCTTAACCCTTACCTCTTTTGTGATTATTTAATTATTCACTTATGGatgaaattgtttgggcttttATATTTTGATGATGTGAAATTGGGGGTAGAAGGATCATGGTTTGTAGGGCGAGTCAGTGGTGTGATTAGACTTTTAAGAGTATTTTTGTGTCTTAAAAGATAGAATGAATTTGTTGGTTCAGTGATAAAGTGTTTGTTAGTTTACCTTTAGATCTTGTGTTCAAATCCCCTAATGTGCTTAGTGGAAATTGTTTTGTTTTTGGCTTCAACTACGGAAAATTTCTCAAAAATTCTCTCATGTTCCTTCACTTTTGCTCATGTTTCCACtgtcacaattttttttttctgtatCTCTATTATTCTCTTGTTTCTTTGGTATTTCTTTTTGTCCCATTGTCGTGTGTCACTTTAAAATCTAGGTAATTTTCGAGTCACAGGGGCTTCCCACACGGCCCTATGACCTCCGTTAAGGAATTTTTCAATCGCACACAGCTTGGAGAGGTTTCATATGGCTTGAGACACAATCATGTCTCCCATGCTTCTTATTATgaaattgttagaattaagtgacccaaattcttttttaaataaaatacgatggaaaataaaataaaagtaaaatccatatagaactagacttcttttattttattttagaataaggttttttaaaccttattaaacttcatctattttatattgattaggataaggtgtttcaatcctactagaatatggctttacaagcctataaatagacatagtctattcctcttgtattgattcaaattttttggcatagtgaattttcttctcctctgcccgtggtttttccccgaaagggtttccacgtaaaatttgtgtgttctttgtttttattttattttattttattttaacaaactggtatcagagcttccgggttattcatctcgatcacggtaatgacatctttgaagtatgaaattccgctgttggatcgcaacactagatttgcgttgtggcaaattaagatacaagcagttcttgcacagatggatctggaagatgccctactagggatagttaagatgccttcaacattaacagatgaagagaagaaacgtaaggatcgaaaggcgttaacacaattacatctgcatttgtccaacgaaattttgtaagatgtgatgaaagagaagactgctgctgcattatggaagaggctagaacaaatatgtatgtcgcaaactctaacaagcaagttgcatatgaagcagcgtctttatgctcatcgtttggaggaaggtgcgtctgtacacgaacacttaacagtgtttaaagaaattctctcaaacttggaggccatggaggttcaagatgataaggaagatctagggttgattctactttgttcgttgttccgccttattcaacctttagagacacgattttatatagccgcgagtctctcacagttgatgaggtttatgattctttaacctcgtatgataagatgaagcatcttgtggttaaaccctcAGAGAGAGGATCTCATTGTtcatgggagacaagatcggaatgctgatgatgatcgtggtaggacataGGAACAGAATCCTCGTcgtaaatctaaaggtagatcgaagtcttcaaacagaggtaaaacttgtgacttctacaagaagaaagggtacattaaatctgagtgctataatctacaaaataagattaaaagggaggctacgaatcaaaagggaaaacaactagaaaattccggtgaagctgatgttgtagaagattacagcgatggtgaacttctagttgcttctatcaatgattctaaagtaagagaggaatggatacttgattcaggctgcaccttccacatgagtctcaatcgagattggtttacaacttacgaaacagtatctgaaggtgttgttttgatgggaaataatgcttcgtgtaaaatcgcaggtgttggaacagttAAAGTTAAGATATTTGatagagttgtcagaacacttagtgaggtacgacatgttctagaattgaagagaaatttaatttcgttaagtacttttgattcaaaagggtacagatatacagttgaaagtgggattttaaagatttccaaaggttcc
The Gossypium arboreum isolate Shixiya-1 chromosome 10, ASM2569848v2, whole genome shotgun sequence genome window above contains:
- the LOC128281718 gene encoding uncharacterized protein LOC128281718, producing the protein MGCGESKHAVIENTISRKNSKAGSERGKSSQGIEETRKVDSEVSLSVQQEGKNDGLDIVGVASGTTSISRRNSRARSKKGKSSETIEESKKVDGETSSMVQQKEVKNDNRDTDGNNSGTVVDGKKVAESIELKKGDKTMAEETKEKIMEEIKLVEETKDGEAKTMKKENLVQRSKTITSTTTTEAKVSTLVEKQEEKPAGVEDLKKK